A DNA window from Lutra lutra chromosome 8, mLutLut1.2, whole genome shotgun sequence contains the following coding sequences:
- the FOXM1 gene encoding forkhead box protein M1 isoform X1 has protein sequence MKTSPRRPLILKRRRLPLPVQNAPGETSGEEPKRPLAQQEPGQAQTSKEAAESNSCKFPAGIKIINHPTMPNTQVVAVPNNANIQSIITALTAKGKESGSSGPNKFILISCGGAPTHPPGPQPQAQTSNDPKRTEVVTETLGPKPAARDVNLPRPPGALPGQRWESCGTWSARQRAGGETAGCVLDSSLTNIQWLGKMSSDGLGSSSIKQEMEEKENRHLEQNQVEEPPGASASWQDSVSERPPYSYMAMIQFAINSTERKRMTLKDIYTWIEDHFPYFKHIAKPGWKNSIRHNLSLHDMFVRETSANGKVSFWTIHPSANRYLTLDQVFKPLDPGSPQSPEHLESQQQKRPNPELRRNVTIKTELPLGARRKMKPLLPRVSSYLVPIQFPVNQSLVLQPSVKVPLPLAASLMSSELARHSKRVRIAPKVLLAEEGVAPLPTTGPVQEDKLLLGEGLSPLLPIQSIKEEEPQPGEEMLPLGRPIKVESPPLEEWPSPYPSVKEESSHSWEGSSHSPTPRPKKSYGGLKSPARCVSEMLVIKRREGREMSRSRRKQHLLPPCLDEPELFFEGPGASQRATDLPLPAESSGPASQLGYSQEEGGPFKTPIKEMLPISSTPSKSVLPVTPESWRLTPPAKVGGLDFSPVQATQAAFCPLPDSLGLTDFSTTPLKSIPLFDSPRELLNSEPFDLTSDPFSPSSPSDMEVPKPDSPGPEVTSLVANRSLTEGLVLDTMNDSLSKILLDISFPGLEEDPLGPDSINWAQFIPELR, from the exons ATGAAAACCAGCCCCCGTCGGCCACTGATTCTCAAAAGACGGAGGCTGCCCCTTCCTGTTCAAAATGCCCCAGGTGAAACATCAGGAGAGGAACCTAAGAGGCCCCTTGCCCAACAGGAGCCTGGTCAAGCACAGACCTCCAAGGAGGCGGCAGAGTCCAATTCCTGCAAGTTTCCAGCTGGGATCAAGATCATCAACCACCCCACCATGCCCAACACCCAAGTGGTGGCCGTCCCGAACAATGCCAATATCCAGAGCATCATCACAGCATTGACcgccaaaggaaaagagagtggCAGCAGTGGGCCCAACAAATTCATCCTCATCAGCTGTGGGGGAGCCCCCACTCACCCTCCAGGACCCCAGCCTCAAGCCCAAACCAGCAATGATCCCAAGAGGACAGAAGTGGTCACCGAGACCCTGGGACCAAAGCCTGCAGCTAGGGATGTGAATCTTCCTAGACCACCTGGAGCCCTTCCCGGGCAGAGATGGGAGAGCTGTGGTACGTGGTCTGCAAGGCAAAGGG CTGGCGGCGAGACAGCAGGCTGCGTTCTCGACAGCAGCTTGACCAACATCCAGTGGCTTGGAAAGATGAGTTCTGACGGGCTGGGTTCCAGCAGCATCAAGCaagagatggaggagaaggagaatcgTCACCTGGAACAGAATCAG GTCGAGGAGCCCCCAGGAGCGTCCGCATCCTGGCAGGACTCTGTGTCTGAGCGGCCGCCATACTCTTACATGGCCATGATACAGTTCGCCATCAATAGCACCGAGAGGAAGCGCATGACCTTGAAGGACATCTATACTTGGATCGAGGACCACTTCCCCTATTTCAAGCACATTGCCAAGCCAGGCTGGAAG AACTCCATCCGCCACAACCTTTCTCTCCACGACATGTTTGTTCGGGAGACGTCTGCCAATGGCAAGGTCTCCTTCTGGACTATCCACCCCAGTGCCAATCGCTACTTGACGTTGGACCAGGTGTTTAAG CCACTGGACCCAGGGTCTCCACAATCGCCTGAGCACTTGGAATCA CAGCAGCAGAAACGACCCAATCCTGAACTCCGCCGGAACGTGACCATCAAAACTGAACTCCCACTGGGCGCAC GGCGGAAGATGAAGCCACTGCTCCCACGGGTCAGCTCGTACCTGGTACCCATCCAGTTCCCAGTGAACCAATCACTGGTGCTGCAGCCCTCGGTCAAGGTGCCACTGCCCCTGGCAGCTTCCCTCATGAGCTCAGAGCTTGCCCGCCACAGCAAGCGAGTCCGTATCGCCCCCAAG GTGCTGCTAGCCGAGGAAGGGGTGGCCCCTCTGCCCACCACAGGGCCTGTGCAAGAGGACAAGCTCCTGCTTGGAGAAGGGCTATCTCCTCTGCTTCCAATTCAGTCCATCAAGGAGGAAGAACCCCAGCCTGGGGAGGAAATGCTGCCCTTGGGGAGACCCATCAAAGTAGAGAGCCCACCCTTGGAGGAGTGGCCCTCACCATACCCGTCTGTCAAAGAGGAATCGTCTCACTCCTGGGAGGGTTCGTCCCACTCTCCCACTCCAAGGCCCAAGAAGTCCTACGGCGGGCTCAAGTCCCCAGCCCGGTGTGTCTCGGAAATGCTCGTGATTAAacgaagggaggggagggagatgagcCGGTCTCGAAGGAAACAGCACCTTCTGCCTCCTTGTCTGGATGAGCCCGAGCTGTTCTTCGAGGGCCCTGGGGCTTCCCAGCGAGCCACAGATCTCCCTTTGCCTGCAGAGTCCTCTGGGCCTGCCTCCCAGCTTGGCTActcccaggaggagggaggaccTTTTAAGACACCCATTAAGGAGATGCTGCCCATCTCCTCCACCCCGAGCAAATCTGTCCTTCCCGTGACCCCTGAATCCTGGAGGCTCACACCCCCAGCCAAAGTAGGGGGGCTAGATTTCAGCCCAGtacaagccacccaggctgccttTTGCCCCCTGCCCGATTCCCTGGGGCTGACGGATTTTAGTACCACCCCGCTGAAAAGTATCCCCCTCTTTGACTCACCCCGAGAGCTCCTCAATTCGGAGCCCTTTGACCTCACTTCTGACCCCTTCAGCCCCTCTTCCCCCTCAGATATGGAAGTCCCCAAGCCAGACTCCCCTGGGCCAGAGGTGACCAGCCTTGTAGCCAACCGTTCTCTGACAGAAGGCCTGGTTCTGGACACAATGAATGACAGCCTCAGCAAGATCCTGCTGGACATCAGCTTTCCTGGCCTGGAGGAAGATCCTCTGGGCCCTGACAGCATCAACTGGGCTCAGTTCATTCCTGAGCTGCGGTAG
- the FOXM1 gene encoding forkhead box protein M1 isoform X4, producing the protein MKTSPRRPLILKRRRLPLPVQNAPGETSGEEPKRPLAQQEPGQAQTSKEAAESNSCKFPAGIKIINHPTMPNTQVVAVPNNANIQSIITALTAKGKESGSSGPNKFILISCGGAPTHPPGPQPQAQTSNDPKRTEVVTETLGPKPAARDVNLPRPPGALPGQRWESCGTWSARQRAGGETAGCVLDSSLTNIQWLGKMSSDGLGSSSIKQEMEEKENRHLEQNQVEEPPGASASWQDSVSERPPYSYMAMIQFAINSTERKRMTLKDIYTWIEDHFPYFKHIAKPGWKNSIRHNLSLHDMFVRETSANGKVSFWTIHPSANRYLTLDQVFKQQKRPNPELRRNVTIKTELPLGARRKMKPLLPRVSSYLVPIQFPVNQSLVLQPSVKVPLPLAASLMSSELARHSKRVRIAPKVLLAEEGVAPLPTTGPVQEDKLLLGEGLSPLLPIQSIKEEEPQPGEEMLPLGRPIKVESPPLEEWPSPYPSVKEESSHSWEGSSHSPTPRPKKSYGGLKSPARCVSEMLVIKRREGREMSRSRRKQHLLPPCLDEPELFFEGPGASQRATDLPLPAESSGPASQLGYSQEEGGPFKTPIKEMLPISSTPSKSVLPVTPESWRLTPPAKVGGLDFSPVQATQAAFCPLPDSLGLTDFSTTPLKSIPLFDSPRELLNSEPFDLTSDPFSPSSPSDMEVPKPDSPGPEVTSLVANRSLTEGLVLDTMNDSLSKILLDISFPGLEEDPLGPDSINWAQFIPELR; encoded by the exons ATGAAAACCAGCCCCCGTCGGCCACTGATTCTCAAAAGACGGAGGCTGCCCCTTCCTGTTCAAAATGCCCCAGGTGAAACATCAGGAGAGGAACCTAAGAGGCCCCTTGCCCAACAGGAGCCTGGTCAAGCACAGACCTCCAAGGAGGCGGCAGAGTCCAATTCCTGCAAGTTTCCAGCTGGGATCAAGATCATCAACCACCCCACCATGCCCAACACCCAAGTGGTGGCCGTCCCGAACAATGCCAATATCCAGAGCATCATCACAGCATTGACcgccaaaggaaaagagagtggCAGCAGTGGGCCCAACAAATTCATCCTCATCAGCTGTGGGGGAGCCCCCACTCACCCTCCAGGACCCCAGCCTCAAGCCCAAACCAGCAATGATCCCAAGAGGACAGAAGTGGTCACCGAGACCCTGGGACCAAAGCCTGCAGCTAGGGATGTGAATCTTCCTAGACCACCTGGAGCCCTTCCCGGGCAGAGATGGGAGAGCTGTGGTACGTGGTCTGCAAGGCAAAGGG CTGGCGGCGAGACAGCAGGCTGCGTTCTCGACAGCAGCTTGACCAACATCCAGTGGCTTGGAAAGATGAGTTCTGACGGGCTGGGTTCCAGCAGCATCAAGCaagagatggaggagaaggagaatcgTCACCTGGAACAGAATCAG GTCGAGGAGCCCCCAGGAGCGTCCGCATCCTGGCAGGACTCTGTGTCTGAGCGGCCGCCATACTCTTACATGGCCATGATACAGTTCGCCATCAATAGCACCGAGAGGAAGCGCATGACCTTGAAGGACATCTATACTTGGATCGAGGACCACTTCCCCTATTTCAAGCACATTGCCAAGCCAGGCTGGAAG AACTCCATCCGCCACAACCTTTCTCTCCACGACATGTTTGTTCGGGAGACGTCTGCCAATGGCAAGGTCTCCTTCTGGACTATCCACCCCAGTGCCAATCGCTACTTGACGTTGGACCAGGTGTTTAAG CAGCAGAAACGACCCAATCCTGAACTCCGCCGGAACGTGACCATCAAAACTGAACTCCCACTGGGCGCAC GGCGGAAGATGAAGCCACTGCTCCCACGGGTCAGCTCGTACCTGGTACCCATCCAGTTCCCAGTGAACCAATCACTGGTGCTGCAGCCCTCGGTCAAGGTGCCACTGCCCCTGGCAGCTTCCCTCATGAGCTCAGAGCTTGCCCGCCACAGCAAGCGAGTCCGTATCGCCCCCAAG GTGCTGCTAGCCGAGGAAGGGGTGGCCCCTCTGCCCACCACAGGGCCTGTGCAAGAGGACAAGCTCCTGCTTGGAGAAGGGCTATCTCCTCTGCTTCCAATTCAGTCCATCAAGGAGGAAGAACCCCAGCCTGGGGAGGAAATGCTGCCCTTGGGGAGACCCATCAAAGTAGAGAGCCCACCCTTGGAGGAGTGGCCCTCACCATACCCGTCTGTCAAAGAGGAATCGTCTCACTCCTGGGAGGGTTCGTCCCACTCTCCCACTCCAAGGCCCAAGAAGTCCTACGGCGGGCTCAAGTCCCCAGCCCGGTGTGTCTCGGAAATGCTCGTGATTAAacgaagggaggggagggagatgagcCGGTCTCGAAGGAAACAGCACCTTCTGCCTCCTTGTCTGGATGAGCCCGAGCTGTTCTTCGAGGGCCCTGGGGCTTCCCAGCGAGCCACAGATCTCCCTTTGCCTGCAGAGTCCTCTGGGCCTGCCTCCCAGCTTGGCTActcccaggaggagggaggaccTTTTAAGACACCCATTAAGGAGATGCTGCCCATCTCCTCCACCCCGAGCAAATCTGTCCTTCCCGTGACCCCTGAATCCTGGAGGCTCACACCCCCAGCCAAAGTAGGGGGGCTAGATTTCAGCCCAGtacaagccacccaggctgccttTTGCCCCCTGCCCGATTCCCTGGGGCTGACGGATTTTAGTACCACCCCGCTGAAAAGTATCCCCCTCTTTGACTCACCCCGAGAGCTCCTCAATTCGGAGCCCTTTGACCTCACTTCTGACCCCTTCAGCCCCTCTTCCCCCTCAGATATGGAAGTCCCCAAGCCAGACTCCCCTGGGCCAGAGGTGACCAGCCTTGTAGCCAACCGTTCTCTGACAGAAGGCCTGGTTCTGGACACAATGAATGACAGCCTCAGCAAGATCCTGCTGGACATCAGCTTTCCTGGCCTGGAGGAAGATCCTCTGGGCCCTGACAGCATCAACTGGGCTCAGTTCATTCCTGAGCTGCGGTAG
- the FOXM1 gene encoding forkhead box protein M1 isoform X2, whose amino-acid sequence MKTSPRRPLILKRRRLPLPVQNAPGETSGEEPKRPLAQQEPGQAQTSKEAAESNSCKFPAGIKIINHPTMPNTQVVAVPNNANIQSIITALTAKGKESGSSGPNKFILISCGGAPTHPPGPQPQAQTSNDPKRTEVVTETLGPKPAARDVNLPRPPGALPGQRWESCGTWSARQRAGGETAGCVLDSSLTNIQWLGKMSSDGLGSSSIKQEMEEKENRHLEQNQVEEPPGASASWQDSVSERPPYSYMAMIQFAINSTERKRMTLKDIYTWIEDHFPYFKHIAKPGWKNSIRHNLSLHDMFVRETSANGKVSFWTIHPSANRYLTLDQVFKPLDPGSPQSPEHLESQQKRPNPELRRNVTIKTELPLGARRKMKPLLPRVSSYLVPIQFPVNQSLVLQPSVKVPLPLAASLMSSELARHSKRVRIAPKVLLAEEGVAPLPTTGPVQEDKLLLGEGLSPLLPIQSIKEEEPQPGEEMLPLGRPIKVESPPLEEWPSPYPSVKEESSHSWEGSSHSPTPRPKKSYGGLKSPARCVSEMLVIKRREGREMSRSRRKQHLLPPCLDEPELFFEGPGASQRATDLPLPAESSGPASQLGYSQEEGGPFKTPIKEMLPISSTPSKSVLPVTPESWRLTPPAKVGGLDFSPVQATQAAFCPLPDSLGLTDFSTTPLKSIPLFDSPRELLNSEPFDLTSDPFSPSSPSDMEVPKPDSPGPEVTSLVANRSLTEGLVLDTMNDSLSKILLDISFPGLEEDPLGPDSINWAQFIPELR is encoded by the exons ATGAAAACCAGCCCCCGTCGGCCACTGATTCTCAAAAGACGGAGGCTGCCCCTTCCTGTTCAAAATGCCCCAGGTGAAACATCAGGAGAGGAACCTAAGAGGCCCCTTGCCCAACAGGAGCCTGGTCAAGCACAGACCTCCAAGGAGGCGGCAGAGTCCAATTCCTGCAAGTTTCCAGCTGGGATCAAGATCATCAACCACCCCACCATGCCCAACACCCAAGTGGTGGCCGTCCCGAACAATGCCAATATCCAGAGCATCATCACAGCATTGACcgccaaaggaaaagagagtggCAGCAGTGGGCCCAACAAATTCATCCTCATCAGCTGTGGGGGAGCCCCCACTCACCCTCCAGGACCCCAGCCTCAAGCCCAAACCAGCAATGATCCCAAGAGGACAGAAGTGGTCACCGAGACCCTGGGACCAAAGCCTGCAGCTAGGGATGTGAATCTTCCTAGACCACCTGGAGCCCTTCCCGGGCAGAGATGGGAGAGCTGTGGTACGTGGTCTGCAAGGCAAAGGG CTGGCGGCGAGACAGCAGGCTGCGTTCTCGACAGCAGCTTGACCAACATCCAGTGGCTTGGAAAGATGAGTTCTGACGGGCTGGGTTCCAGCAGCATCAAGCaagagatggaggagaaggagaatcgTCACCTGGAACAGAATCAG GTCGAGGAGCCCCCAGGAGCGTCCGCATCCTGGCAGGACTCTGTGTCTGAGCGGCCGCCATACTCTTACATGGCCATGATACAGTTCGCCATCAATAGCACCGAGAGGAAGCGCATGACCTTGAAGGACATCTATACTTGGATCGAGGACCACTTCCCCTATTTCAAGCACATTGCCAAGCCAGGCTGGAAG AACTCCATCCGCCACAACCTTTCTCTCCACGACATGTTTGTTCGGGAGACGTCTGCCAATGGCAAGGTCTCCTTCTGGACTATCCACCCCAGTGCCAATCGCTACTTGACGTTGGACCAGGTGTTTAAG CCACTGGACCCAGGGTCTCCACAATCGCCTGAGCACTTGGAATCA CAGCAGAAACGACCCAATCCTGAACTCCGCCGGAACGTGACCATCAAAACTGAACTCCCACTGGGCGCAC GGCGGAAGATGAAGCCACTGCTCCCACGGGTCAGCTCGTACCTGGTACCCATCCAGTTCCCAGTGAACCAATCACTGGTGCTGCAGCCCTCGGTCAAGGTGCCACTGCCCCTGGCAGCTTCCCTCATGAGCTCAGAGCTTGCCCGCCACAGCAAGCGAGTCCGTATCGCCCCCAAG GTGCTGCTAGCCGAGGAAGGGGTGGCCCCTCTGCCCACCACAGGGCCTGTGCAAGAGGACAAGCTCCTGCTTGGAGAAGGGCTATCTCCTCTGCTTCCAATTCAGTCCATCAAGGAGGAAGAACCCCAGCCTGGGGAGGAAATGCTGCCCTTGGGGAGACCCATCAAAGTAGAGAGCCCACCCTTGGAGGAGTGGCCCTCACCATACCCGTCTGTCAAAGAGGAATCGTCTCACTCCTGGGAGGGTTCGTCCCACTCTCCCACTCCAAGGCCCAAGAAGTCCTACGGCGGGCTCAAGTCCCCAGCCCGGTGTGTCTCGGAAATGCTCGTGATTAAacgaagggaggggagggagatgagcCGGTCTCGAAGGAAACAGCACCTTCTGCCTCCTTGTCTGGATGAGCCCGAGCTGTTCTTCGAGGGCCCTGGGGCTTCCCAGCGAGCCACAGATCTCCCTTTGCCTGCAGAGTCCTCTGGGCCTGCCTCCCAGCTTGGCTActcccaggaggagggaggaccTTTTAAGACACCCATTAAGGAGATGCTGCCCATCTCCTCCACCCCGAGCAAATCTGTCCTTCCCGTGACCCCTGAATCCTGGAGGCTCACACCCCCAGCCAAAGTAGGGGGGCTAGATTTCAGCCCAGtacaagccacccaggctgccttTTGCCCCCTGCCCGATTCCCTGGGGCTGACGGATTTTAGTACCACCCCGCTGAAAAGTATCCCCCTCTTTGACTCACCCCGAGAGCTCCTCAATTCGGAGCCCTTTGACCTCACTTCTGACCCCTTCAGCCCCTCTTCCCCCTCAGATATGGAAGTCCCCAAGCCAGACTCCCCTGGGCCAGAGGTGACCAGCCTTGTAGCCAACCGTTCTCTGACAGAAGGCCTGGTTCTGGACACAATGAATGACAGCCTCAGCAAGATCCTGCTGGACATCAGCTTTCCTGGCCTGGAGGAAGATCCTCTGGGCCCTGACAGCATCAACTGGGCTCAGTTCATTCCTGAGCTGCGGTAG
- the FOXM1 gene encoding forkhead box protein M1 isoform X3 translates to MKTSPRRPLILKRRRLPLPVQNAPGETSGEEPKRPLAQQEPGQAQTSKEAAESNSCKFPAGIKIINHPTMPNTQVVAVPNNANIQSIITALTAKGKESGSSGPNKFILISCGGAPTHPPGPQPQAQTSNDPKRTEVVTETLGPKPAARDVNLPRPPGALPGQRWESCAGGETAGCVLDSSLTNIQWLGKMSSDGLGSSSIKQEMEEKENRHLEQNQVEEPPGASASWQDSVSERPPYSYMAMIQFAINSTERKRMTLKDIYTWIEDHFPYFKHIAKPGWKNSIRHNLSLHDMFVRETSANGKVSFWTIHPSANRYLTLDQVFKPLDPGSPQSPEHLESQQQKRPNPELRRNVTIKTELPLGARRKMKPLLPRVSSYLVPIQFPVNQSLVLQPSVKVPLPLAASLMSSELARHSKRVRIAPKVLLAEEGVAPLPTTGPVQEDKLLLGEGLSPLLPIQSIKEEEPQPGEEMLPLGRPIKVESPPLEEWPSPYPSVKEESSHSWEGSSHSPTPRPKKSYGGLKSPARCVSEMLVIKRREGREMSRSRRKQHLLPPCLDEPELFFEGPGASQRATDLPLPAESSGPASQLGYSQEEGGPFKTPIKEMLPISSTPSKSVLPVTPESWRLTPPAKVGGLDFSPVQATQAAFCPLPDSLGLTDFSTTPLKSIPLFDSPRELLNSEPFDLTSDPFSPSSPSDMEVPKPDSPGPEVTSLVANRSLTEGLVLDTMNDSLSKILLDISFPGLEEDPLGPDSINWAQFIPELR, encoded by the exons ATGAAAACCAGCCCCCGTCGGCCACTGATTCTCAAAAGACGGAGGCTGCCCCTTCCTGTTCAAAATGCCCCAGGTGAAACATCAGGAGAGGAACCTAAGAGGCCCCTTGCCCAACAGGAGCCTGGTCAAGCACAGACCTCCAAGGAGGCGGCAGAGTCCAATTCCTGCAAGTTTCCAGCTGGGATCAAGATCATCAACCACCCCACCATGCCCAACACCCAAGTGGTGGCCGTCCCGAACAATGCCAATATCCAGAGCATCATCACAGCATTGACcgccaaaggaaaagagagtggCAGCAGTGGGCCCAACAAATTCATCCTCATCAGCTGTGGGGGAGCCCCCACTCACCCTCCAGGACCCCAGCCTCAAGCCCAAACCAGCAATGATCCCAAGAGGACAGAAGTGGTCACCGAGACCCTGGGACCAAAGCCTGCAGCTAGGGATGTGAATCTTCCTAGACCACCTGGAGCCCTTCCCGGGCAGAGATGGGAGAGCTGTG CTGGCGGCGAGACAGCAGGCTGCGTTCTCGACAGCAGCTTGACCAACATCCAGTGGCTTGGAAAGATGAGTTCTGACGGGCTGGGTTCCAGCAGCATCAAGCaagagatggaggagaaggagaatcgTCACCTGGAACAGAATCAG GTCGAGGAGCCCCCAGGAGCGTCCGCATCCTGGCAGGACTCTGTGTCTGAGCGGCCGCCATACTCTTACATGGCCATGATACAGTTCGCCATCAATAGCACCGAGAGGAAGCGCATGACCTTGAAGGACATCTATACTTGGATCGAGGACCACTTCCCCTATTTCAAGCACATTGCCAAGCCAGGCTGGAAG AACTCCATCCGCCACAACCTTTCTCTCCACGACATGTTTGTTCGGGAGACGTCTGCCAATGGCAAGGTCTCCTTCTGGACTATCCACCCCAGTGCCAATCGCTACTTGACGTTGGACCAGGTGTTTAAG CCACTGGACCCAGGGTCTCCACAATCGCCTGAGCACTTGGAATCA CAGCAGCAGAAACGACCCAATCCTGAACTCCGCCGGAACGTGACCATCAAAACTGAACTCCCACTGGGCGCAC GGCGGAAGATGAAGCCACTGCTCCCACGGGTCAGCTCGTACCTGGTACCCATCCAGTTCCCAGTGAACCAATCACTGGTGCTGCAGCCCTCGGTCAAGGTGCCACTGCCCCTGGCAGCTTCCCTCATGAGCTCAGAGCTTGCCCGCCACAGCAAGCGAGTCCGTATCGCCCCCAAG GTGCTGCTAGCCGAGGAAGGGGTGGCCCCTCTGCCCACCACAGGGCCTGTGCAAGAGGACAAGCTCCTGCTTGGAGAAGGGCTATCTCCTCTGCTTCCAATTCAGTCCATCAAGGAGGAAGAACCCCAGCCTGGGGAGGAAATGCTGCCCTTGGGGAGACCCATCAAAGTAGAGAGCCCACCCTTGGAGGAGTGGCCCTCACCATACCCGTCTGTCAAAGAGGAATCGTCTCACTCCTGGGAGGGTTCGTCCCACTCTCCCACTCCAAGGCCCAAGAAGTCCTACGGCGGGCTCAAGTCCCCAGCCCGGTGTGTCTCGGAAATGCTCGTGATTAAacgaagggaggggagggagatgagcCGGTCTCGAAGGAAACAGCACCTTCTGCCTCCTTGTCTGGATGAGCCCGAGCTGTTCTTCGAGGGCCCTGGGGCTTCCCAGCGAGCCACAGATCTCCCTTTGCCTGCAGAGTCCTCTGGGCCTGCCTCCCAGCTTGGCTActcccaggaggagggaggaccTTTTAAGACACCCATTAAGGAGATGCTGCCCATCTCCTCCACCCCGAGCAAATCTGTCCTTCCCGTGACCCCTGAATCCTGGAGGCTCACACCCCCAGCCAAAGTAGGGGGGCTAGATTTCAGCCCAGtacaagccacccaggctgccttTTGCCCCCTGCCCGATTCCCTGGGGCTGACGGATTTTAGTACCACCCCGCTGAAAAGTATCCCCCTCTTTGACTCACCCCGAGAGCTCCTCAATTCGGAGCCCTTTGACCTCACTTCTGACCCCTTCAGCCCCTCTTCCCCCTCAGATATGGAAGTCCCCAAGCCAGACTCCCCTGGGCCAGAGGTGACCAGCCTTGTAGCCAACCGTTCTCTGACAGAAGGCCTGGTTCTGGACACAATGAATGACAGCCTCAGCAAGATCCTGCTGGACATCAGCTTTCCTGGCCTGGAGGAAGATCCTCTGGGCCCTGACAGCATCAACTGGGCTCAGTTCATTCCTGAGCTGCGGTAG